GAGACGAGTCTGCCATTGTCACGGACTGGAGCGATCTCGTTGATTCCATATTGGGATACAGAGACTGATGGCGCGGCGAACGCGCTCTGAAAGTAATACaatgaaaaacattgttttaTGAATAGGTGACAAATAATTAGATATTATAcctaggacattattacacagactAAGCCTTTGCCATTTATGTAATTGGTGTTAAATGTAGAATTATTTAAcatacaatgtaattaataaaggGTAATTTTTTATCCGTTTACACTGTTAAGTATACGCGGGtttaaaaatttctaaaatgtGAGAAAAAGATTTATATGTATCGGGAGTAATAGCGACGTAgaccacaattttttttattttagctttTTACAAAACTGTTAGTTTTGCAAAATAAATTCCCAACTACATAAACAAAGCCTTTTTACTAACAATCACCGGGAAACATCGGCTCGGCTTTGCCTGTCAGCCGAGCAACCGTTTTCATAACTCACGGGGATCTGCATTCTGCATGATGCCAATTACGAGAGGTTGTCGAACACAACGAATTGCACTTGAATAGGATAGGTATGTGTAGCAATATTGACTGCATATCCCGAATGCAGTTTTCAATAACTAAGCTTTAAACCCATTTTTTTTTAGGATTTTTTGAACATTTTTATGTTCGGTTAGATGGCTTTGTGAAGATGCATTCAGGTAGTCTCGATAATAATATATGTTCGATTAAAATATGAAGTATTTACCACCGtttcaaaatatacaaaaacacCTTACTGACAAttattaaagtaaataataaacgtatattttgtaaactttctAGGAATCCAGAAAAAGCAAATATAAATGGGTATATTCCAAATCTCATTTAcatccatttttttttgtaaattacgtCATGGTTAAATTTGATAAGTGCAAACTGCAAGCTTTTCGACCCTACTCACTCTAACGTACGTCGTTATAAATATTACTACGCCGAATGGTAAAAAAATAACGTTATAGCCATGTAAAAAATGCCGACGAAAATCGCGTCACCACATCGCCTTAAGCGAGATGTCGGCTACAGGACACTAACACGCGTTCGGGAAAATCCGAAAATAGTTCTCCTGACATTTCCACGCCTGTCGATATTTGGCGAGCATTTTAATAGTATGGTTTAGGAATTTTAGCGTAGAAATGGCGCACTTTGGCACACAGAACCTACGTAGGTTAGGTTAAGTTAGGACCAGTAGATTTTTTCCATGGAACAATTATAATTATGGTGCTGCATCCATTTTACAGCAGACTTTGCGCAGATTAGGATTAAGTGTTTTTtcccgcactagttcgcaaagcaATATATATTAGGTACTTGTCATGTGTAAAATTTTTAAAGTGCCATATGCACTGTAAAATGTCATACGTTAGACGTGTGAAGAGGGAAGGGAATTCGTAATTTcagcacttgtattgtaatgcaCTATAATTGTTCTTTCATATTGTTTCTTTCAGAAGATTGGTGCATGTccataaattatattttcagtacagatggtgttttttttacgcactagtgcgagaagtggttcattatatggcaggtcgaaacttcggaggtccatctgtactgaaaaacgtcgttcgatacacgtgcgaaaagggaattcgtaactcgtgtcgatttaaaacactcccttcggtcgtgttttaatttatcgccactcgtttcgaacttcctctttttcgcacttgtatcgaaatgtactattttatcatGTTCACATTCCCTAAGTGTCAGTAACCTATCAAATAACTTTTCAAAACACTTTCATGTgacacaaaatatatattagctAATTTGAAAGATCAagaaaatgaaacaaaacaGACTTACCGAAGCGACGAGTAATACCAAAGCGAAAGACAGCATTTTGCTGGTCTTTTATGACCAAACGGTATATACTATACACAAACCCTGGACGCCACCACTACTATATATACATGCGTTGAACAAACAGACGGTCGATGCATCTGTGTTAACACAAGCAAGTTTGCGAACAGCTGGCAAACTTCTATACAGTCGATTGAATTTGTACTAATCCTTATTCTTTTCCAAATACGAATTGAAATCCTTTCTTTTTCGAACTATGAGCTGTAGATATAAAATTGTTGATTGAACTGCTGGCAAAGATATACTTACAGACGTATAACTTTCAATGACACTTTATTACAATATATTTAAAGTAGattatttcttgtgttttgaATATGTAACTGAATGTGTAAGCCTGTTAACTGGACATTTGGAACAATGATTTTAATTGGGACGTGTTTGTCGATGGTTGAGCATTAACGCAAATCGTCTTTATTGAAGACAATGCAAAATTAagatgttattttttgtttaacgtcATACGTTGTGTGTATTGGGTGCGCGTTCAAAGGTGCTTCAGGGTTATTTAAACTTGactagttattttttctttgtattgaAGGTTTAGGAATGATATATGACATCACAGTTTTAGTGTGATCTGTATGGTGGCTATACTGTCGCAACAGTTATGTGTAGCCCTGAAGACCATTAAGCTGAGTAGGTTAAGCGTATATAGCAATGAACTGAAAACGTTTACCCAACGTCCAATAATAGTTTTACCATTAATTCCACATGCTGCAAGATAGTCACCGTGCAGTAACGACTCACTAACGTTTTCGTCGCGCGCATTTCTGCTTTTCCCTTTCTCAATAGATTAACACCGTATGAAAGCGACTTTTATTGCTTATTAATAGAGTTTGATTTCCTAAAGAATTTTAGGAAGAGATAAGAGATTGATAAGGTAATTGGTCGATTTGCAGTTAAACTATAACTATGGAAATAAAATGGGGACTAACAGACATTTGACACTTTGTATGTGGCCATTACGACAAGTGTTTAGTAAGTGCTAGGGTTTCACGCGACTGCAATAAAAATGGTCTTAGAGCGTTTTAGTTTGTGCTTAAAGTGAAGTGCAGAAATCCTTTTCTGTAACCCGACTAAGTAGTACTTACTTACACACGAAGAGTCTAGCCTTGTAGAAGTAAGACCAATTTTCGCACTTTAGAATTTAAGAGTTTACAACCGTAATCAATTTGTGTTAAGGAATCTTAGAACTAATAATAAATCGCTATCGCCCAGTAtatagtccatcactttcatccaatagcccagttAATGTctgattccattaactctcaaatagtccttacaccctttTTTTGTTTAGGGGAGGGAAAATACGTTCCGCATACCACTAGGGTATGAGGGTACCCATggtatacccactaaaccccCCCCCACATGCCACCTCGCCGCCTTGTTGGCGGGGTTACCGGTACACTTGCGCTTACATCCGCAACCCCGCCGGCGGCAGCCGCACACGTGCGGCTTCTCCACGGGTGCCCAAAGGCCCTCCTCAATGAGTGCGCCAGATGACAGGGCGCACCTTCCTCCTCGGCCGCTTATACGTACAGTGACGGACCCCCTCGAGTCCGCCACAAAGAGGCCATGGGCGCCAAAATGTTCCGGCGCCCAGCGGTGGaaatggtctttggttccaccgctaaccaagtcggccgcaaaggatagggagaacggcgcaccgtaataccagcactcctcttcccttgcggccccaccaatgcccCCGCCCAATGGCGTAATGGCtccgccaaggtcgcagggggtagggagagtggcgcaccgctataccatcacgcctctccccctgcaatcccacctcggctaccgaGGGAGGGCAcggcatcccatactgccggatcttccctcccacgGCAGTCCTCCCAGGGCAGTCCTCCCAGACGTGTCTcaagtgggctttacaagcccaTTTGGAGCAAcctcctcgggccagctcgcccagcaacaagccggccctggttgcctcttcgcttcaccgtgggtgaccaagccacggttactaagccctTCCACCACGACAAGGTGAGCAACCGGCGAGGggatagtccttacaccctggcgggtgttgcctctgtgtgtgtcccatgatacgtgCAAGGGCAACAACGTCCCGAAGGGGTACACCCttaatttcattaaagtgtcaaaagggcctctacgcgttggcttcggtcCCGCGCACggctcccaaaggtccggaacaccttTGTTCCgcgatgggaaagacatacaaatcgCTATCGTATTGCTGTGATCTCCTATAAGCATTGAATGGGACCGTTGGTTGGCTTTACGTCAGATAGTTTTGTATTGCCTACACAAATATAGCATATTATGCTCTTTATCCAGATTATAAATGGTACATAAGTTATTTCACGCTGTTACTATGCGTCTCAAACAGTGTCCATCCATTTCTAGCTGTCCCCAGCCACCGATTCCCTATAATTGAAGTGACCGCACGTCGCGTCCGTGAGCCGCACAATGCATTACAAGTGCAGACTCACTTCATCCATCATGCTAGTCATCTTTACTGTAACGAAAATATCAGAATCGGAatcagaaatatttttattgcaagattatgttatttacaataatattgaaggtgttaggtacattttttgtgtaaaacatAATCTACCCATCAAGAGCATGCAATATAATGGTTTTAAAGGTATTTGTGTAGTAAGGTGAAATAGCCCATAATGGAGTATTAGGACTCTTGATGGCCGAGGCTTGATTCACAACAAAGtgttaactaacctaaccacaaaattaaaattttgaaaaaacccccgaccgcgaccttgtggaccgattttcatgaaacatggctaagaacactcccgactaatacagctttcaaataaaaaaaactaaatcgaaatcggttcatccattcaggagctacgatgccacagacagacacacacacagacagacaaacagacagacagacagacagacagacagacagacacgtcaaacttataacaccccgtcgttttttcgtcgggggttaaaaatactgaTTAATGTCTCAATTTCAATGCGAGTCTCAGTCACAAAGTTATCCATTTCATTTTGACAGCCGTTTATGAAGTGACCGCGCGTCGCATCCTTGAGGCGCACACAATGCATTAAAATTGCAAACTTGCTTCATCCATCATGCTAGTCATTTGTAGTTTTCCAACATAGGGTACTTGTACTTCATTCATGcgcaataataatgtttttatcaGAGTTTCTGTAGAAAGGATCCCGTCACGTTTGGAGCATAAGGATCAAAGTATCAGTACCTAGGCACCtaggcgaccgagcttcgctcgggaCCTAACACCAAGCTAggtcgatttttcacccccgaacaCCCCACTAatcaaatttcagcgaaatcgatagagcggtttccgagatcgccggtatacaattatataaataaataaatatatacaagaATTACTCGTTTAGAGGTACATATAAaatttaaaggtataagataatGCTCGAGGTTATGGTATGGGATATCACAGGGTGACGTCGGTGTCAAAGTGACATCTGTTTTACAGATAGATCGGTTTAAAATAGCTTTCACGTTTTATAACAGTGCGACCGTGGAGTTGGAGGTGTAGTGGTTATCAATGTTGTCATCTCCTTAAAACtataaaactataggtatccttttctatagcaccctaaagaaaaggatgcatatagttttctttgttcttatttactgacagacttgtttgacaaagtatatTTACACTTTTATTTTGAGCTGCCTTTTCCTTTACTTTTAAGGTTACGATGTATTGTGGTAAATatcattttttaataattttagttatTGCAAATGTCAAAGTAATACAATAATAAACAGGACAGGATCAATACAAATTCTGGCAAAAGGTTTTGTAGCCTAATGTCGTATAAATAAATTTTCCATTTAATGATCGTAGCTTCAAGTGCAAAATCTTTCTCCAGCAAATAATTCCGTCAATTGAAAACAAAGAGCATTGGAGATGCAAAATCATCTCAGAACTGTAGTATGTAAGCCGAGGAAATATAAAATATTCCATCGAGATATCAAACTTGCCGGAGATTTGTGTAATAAGGTACTCCTGGAGATATTTCTATAGTCTTACAAAGTCAAATCCTGCTGGGTAAAGGTGGGGAGCGGTTTACAGCGGATAGGGAAATCAGGTTATTCTCGAAACAAACTAGGTACTCTAGCACAAATACTATTAGCAAAATTAACAAACATAAACATAGGTTTTTAAGAACTTTACTAACAATACTCGTGGACTTGTGTCGgaataaagaaattatattacctatattattatttgtgtgtTCTTAttatatctcgggaccatggggtcccggttattattattataagatttatattacgtatgggagtaagtgtcAGTTTTTAAACACGAGATTCACTATCAGCAACAAGGTATAGTACAGAAGCTGGATCTAAAACGTCTTCGAagcgtttgttttttttttgtatgtgacATTTATTcagattataataaaatactagtgtgactactaaaaaaaatgtttttagagtTTTATTCCATCTCTCTTCGCTGGCTTGAaatcacctgagttgattcagttaggaggtcgaaccatactgttctacggccagggggcgccacaagccttcGGGAATTTTCATATAGGAATTGATGGAATGACCGAGCAGTTTAGGCACTATTTATACAAAGAATAAATTTTCCGTGGTTGTATTTCAGGCTTTCTGAttctaaataaaattatgtttctATTAACAATAAAGCAAAGTATATAAATAACATATCCATTTCAAACTATAGGTACAGATATGAACACAAATCGATTGATATGTTTAAAATTGTTTAACAGACTCCCTATTTACACAAGTGTGTGCTGTAACCATATTCATTGTTGCATCATCAATGTGTAATACATGCcaaataaattatgaataacaaaTGACAGGTGATCATGTCTGTATTCAGAGGATAGGAGACAGTCGATTCCCCATTCAAACGTCTCCTATTTTCTTCCCTGGGTACCTACTGACATTATGGAATCCGGTTTTAAACAGTTTgatgtaggtactttaaatcATAGTTCTCTGAAGCATATCATGCGTcagatttgtttttaatttcaaaTGGTTATTagcgttaataaataaataagtaattggAGTTATCAGCACTTAGAAAGTTTTATGCAATCAGTTTTTCGCTCCTAATTTATACAGTAAGAAAAAATAGAAAGTATCAAAACCTTGCCCGTGATTgattaaaatcaaattaacaaagTTTAGCGGTTACAAAATGCTATGTAGTTACTTTTGTCATTATTTGATCGGCTATACCCAACTGCGCAAAATTTATGTTACTTGCTCAGTTtattaagacaaactattagttttagtaagacaagtaaattatatgttattattcattatatttcaacgaacatagctgCACTCGATACACCATTTAACGAagtcggctcgatagaaaaaaattgcaaagattggtctcgagttcgtcatttaacggttctatgtcgttcaattattcacttagttgtctttagttaaaattacaataacaaaaatatacatatctaaaacactaacgaaacgtATTGCACAAATactgcatctttctattttattttaatattttttcgtacttttcgtacctagccgctctgttttagtgacatcgcgctctcacttactcccatacgattacgaatagacagtgtacgctagcgccaaggtcattgggtgttgtcagcgtcttaatgCTGACTGTGTGTGTAAGGTAAgtgtaaggcagcgttcccacttaagcttcgcgtgtctcggggcgcgcaacggacgtctccgacacgccgcctgaatgtaattcaaaagaCGTCTCCTCAGTagattttgtataggaaggacgtaagacacgccccaggcggcgtggcggtggcggggcgcgcgccgcgccgcctgggggcgcgttttacgtccttcctatacaaaatgtactgaggatacgttttttaaattgcattcaggcggcgtggcgcggacgtccgttccgcacctcaggacatgtgtctcttagatgtggccggtctcTAAGGCTTGAATGGACGCTCGGTGCGGAGCACGGGTGTCCCCACGGGACAgtggggcgggcgagcgtgcataCTATCTATGCaacgcagcgtcgactcaggacacttgtgtgAGCtggattgtttgacatgcatgcCGCACGCCTCGCTCCGCTGCACGCAGTATGAGCGTCCACTCAAGCCTTGCACCATGTTTGTACAAAGTAGAGATCGAACTTACCCCGCTAGCACTGCGACTACCACTCAACAAAGACGGATAATCCCGTCTTTCCGGTGGATCTTCTTTGTGATTGCAAACTGGGACTTCGCAAATAAAGAAACTAAAGGTAGAGTCGGGATtactttgatgccaaatattgTTCACTTTGTTCGGTTAAGCCAATGTCTCTTTGTGACTTAGTTTCCATGGCAAATCGTGCTTGGTAGGCAACTGAAGATCCTGAATATTGATCATTACTTAAGAAAGAGCCATTGTAATAACCACTTACGTGATTGATATTTTGTAGTGATCTATTTtcgatttataaaattgaatgtCCCTTCggttcaaatccatactaatattataaatgggaaagtgtgtgtctgtttctttgtccgtctctcacggcaaaatgaagcgacgaattgacgtgattttttaagcggagatagttgaagggatgtagagtgacataggctactttttgtctctttctaaccccccacttcccccacatggggagtggaagtttgtacgaagcattccgcaattttcgtaTTTAAAGCGAGCgtaaccgcgggcaaaagctagtggttaataattttaataaacgttAAAATTTCATCCAAGCGTCAACCTTGGAATAacattttcatcacaccaactaataaaggcttactttgttattcgaaaacagatatatagcaaaattgcattttattcacaagagtgcaaagtaatttcatacaaattttaacttgatgtcttaagctggcttgtagaatttacctatcataaaaatgtaataaattgatggattttatttaataaaagatGTATTAGAGTcattattttgttcgtgttggtatggtgaaaaattttgtgtttcactcggtgtcaaagtttgtttaaccttcgtgccttgaaacactcgcaacgctcaagattccactttatgaaccactcgctacgctcgcggttcgatattggaatctttcgtttgctcgggtatcaatattggcacgtgcggttttACAACTACTTTGCACTACTtactttgtaaaacaaataactattatttgcgCAAAAATTTGAAAGTAActaactatagttatttgttatacaagagtgcaaagttgtattttaacgcctagTGTGGAATTGataaacgagcaagcgaaaggcttccatagttgaaccacgagcgaagcgagtggttcgagaatagaatcctgagcttgcgagtttttcaattcaaaatttcaatacacgagaagtaaaatacatttgcactcgtgtgtaacacaaaacttttcccctcactatagcgaggaaactacaacgcaaaaaatgcgtttatcactgcttccagtagttccacaggtggtaaatcatctttattactagattcacctacttttatcaattttaaagcagttaatttgactttatttaaggtaaaattactttactcactagtggataaaatgcgtttttacccgctggtgttaaacgacaaaacacgtgtttccgagctagtgaggggaaaagtattttAGCGAAGGAGATAAAGACCCATTTTGCAGTTATTCGAGCCCTGCTGATTATATGACGAGATTTCTTTTTaatcatagatagatagatgatttatttcacgaaaaaaattacaatataagtttgcgtttctatacaaaaatataagaattCCCATCATGATCGTCATAAAAGTAAAAACTTAGAGATAAcaggaataatattaataataaatcatcatattgtgtcccccaataaggatcgtcattttccaaaatttaacaataaaaacaaattaataaaaattaaaattaaaaattgtaaCACCAACAAAGCATGCAGCGAACGCAGACCTACTAGCGTTCAAGACGCCGAGCGGagacaccggtttagttaccaaaaaacccgctagatggcgctgaccgcatcccatagaattcgtacatcgcggtgttaagatttttcccgatttggttaggctcgccggttgAAACTAGATATGTAACGAATCATCAGGATACAAATTCCGACATAATAGCCCCTGCTTCTCTCTGGGAACTACGCGCTATTATTGAGGACTATcctaaacgtgcttccgctccagttctctctctctctctctaactggCTGGGGAACTCGTCTTCATTCTGAATTATAAGCTTGTACCGTACGTGTTATTGTACATAATACACACCTCTCACGTCATTTCGGCTTTCCTTTCACTGGGGGCACGCACCCCCGctacaaaattaattaacataagtgtgtaaatataattatttataacgcCACTTAAATCATTAGTCAATAGTTCAAATTTATCACATCGATTATTATTTCACAATTTAATAAAGGTCGTCGTTGAAATAACATTTCCTATTTTCTGCACACAAagtaaaaaaggtaaaaaaaacaTCGTTTAATAcagtattttcatttattatccgTTACCATTAATACTATCGTTGTCCATGCCTGACCAGCCAATCCACTTTCTCCAGGAAATCCGTCTCTTGCGCCCCTTCATAGAATACAACTTTATTATAGGATTCATTATAGGATTGTACTGGTGCAGAAGATCAATGATGTCATGTATCTTTGCTGGAAATAGAAacaaaatatttccaaaaatttATCTACATGGTTTTACCTTAACTCAACGCCTAAGGAGAACTTGCTGCCGTACACGGCTCAGATACCCACACTGaaagaaatttgcattgtgaatttaacaagttcgacttgttgcagtttatccgtttgaatcagccaaacgtaggtatgtttaaaacaatatgtgtcaggttgtttttataaaatcgacttgttgattcaaatatattgccgattcaaatgacaagtagcttgttgtttgaaccaaagagcacgtaggcgctatttcaaccaaaaaacttgttgaacaaacatgaaaactggttgtattttctctcagtgcaatgCTCATGTGGGACGGCTTCACAAACGATGGAGCACATGCTGACCTGTCCAGTGTGCCCGTACGCCTGCTCTCAACAGGACCTCCGTGATACGACAGAAAGGGCGATAAATGTCGCTACATCGACACGAGAAGAAGAAGACGAATGCCGTCGGCAGGGAATTGGGATGACGACTAAAAAAACCTATTTAATCCGTTAGTTAGATCATCAAACAATTttgaacacatttttttttctcgtaaatgaaaaatatgacgacggtacagtgccttgaagtttcgcgtgacgtcacgcctagttACAATTCTTACCTAAAattgacgtcacaagcccccactccgaaACTTTGATGTCccgtatttttgtattttttcattaattaattagataaagcgaaaaatatgtgttcagtatttttagacgatctaactgacggactaaacagaattccatttttttaatgtagtcgtcatccctattgtacTTATAACGGTGAGTGCTCCgcggaattgttcggattaatccctgcCGCTTCTTTTCGACATCgacatcatttagatggctggcagtcctcaactgtgcgtttctccagaaacttcctaccccgcacagctaaactgtggaatcaattgtcgcctgcggtatttccggactgATACGTCCTTCAaactttcaagaaaagagcgtacacccatcttaaatgccggcaacgcacctccaacacttctggtgtttcgggtgtccatgggcggcagtgatcgcttaccatcaggcgacctgtctgctcgtttgccttctatcccataaaaaaaatgatgatCGTAGGAGGATTAAATGTTTATAAATCCTCGAAGGTACCTAAATGGTCACGCACTGTGCAGTTTAAGTGAATGGTCTAGCATGGACGCTAGGCCTGTACAAGCTCACTACCAATGTTCATTGTACGGTATGTGGCTCTTTAAAAAACAAAGTATTAGTTAAACTAACCTCCTAATGTAAACATTCTACAAAAGAcctttgttttaaattttatcaATTACACCTACAACACAATTTTTCTCACCAACACAATATTTCATCTTGCCCCACCTTACTTTACGTCCATTTCAGCTCCTTTGTGTTGCGCGTAGCGTGACTTTACTTACGTATTGTGTTACattgattatttttcaaaaacttgttTAAACAATGATAGTTTTAAAagattcatgttttttttcattagacttatattgaccgggatatagaccgtgattacctttttgacttTTTTCAACGCGcacgaaggagggtagatcgcgcgctgtctacgcaactttgacatccacccgccttcttcagtcTTCCGTGATCATTATGCATGCaattgcgtcgaaatatcggaagcCGGGAGAACAAAAATTCCGGTCAGTATATGTCTTGtttaaatactaataaaaaTTACCTTTATCAACTTTGCCTTTAGTACGACGACCTCTACTACGGTACATGCCATCGTATACGCCAACATCGTTATTAGTAATGCCACGTTTATTTTTAAAGTCGTCATCACCAGCGTAAAAGTAGTCATTGTCAATCAAATTATCGCTTTCACTTCGAGGATCGTAACGGTTGATGCCATCACCATCGTAATAAAAAACGCCGTAATCGTCACCATACATATCATCGATGCTTCTGTGAAGGTCATTGTCGTCACTGTAAAGTTCGTCACTGTTTCTTTGAAAGCCATATTTGCTTTTATGAATGGCGTCAAGGATGTCATCGTAACTGTTAAAGTCGTCTTCGACAATGGCTCTAACATGTCGATCTATAAGACCAGCGTGCGAATCGGTAATTATCTGAAAATAATGTTGCATTCAATAGGTATGGGTTCTGCAAGGTAATGTTGTGTTTAAAGGAAGAGTAACGGTCCCAAAGCAGAACCCAGTGGTACCCCAAGTTTTGGTTAGACAAACTCAGTACCACTGTTGAGGGTGTtcagagcaagcgaaagattccaaagtAGGATCGAAAAGTAGATTTTTCAGGTTGCGAGGTTTTCAAAGAAAATATGGTCAACaaacttttttacaaaccaAAAATTTTTACAATAGGTATCAACTACAAGAAAATACTAACTTCAGAACATTAAATTGCTTCTAAATCAACTGAACGCATGTAAAATCTAATACAAAATCGTGGCTTAAAAGGAAATTTTACCAGCCAACATGCAATACGCAACAACTCAAAATGTGTATGAAATTGCTTTGCCACGCTTGCGTATAAAATTAATCTTACATAAATTATTGGCGAATATTATGTGAAGAGTCAGCACGGGTTTTGATG
The nucleotide sequence above comes from Leguminivora glycinivorella isolate SPB_JAAS2020 chromosome 18, LegGlyc_1.1, whole genome shotgun sequence. Encoded proteins:
- the LOC125236172 gene encoding uncharacterized protein LOC125236172 produces the protein MSSDITTCLNKNYHGLAFKLHTLCVHSVCNSVFIETMAVIRCFCSVIAVMIITDSHAGLIDRHVRAIVEDDFNSYDDILDAIHKSKYGFQRNSDELYSDDNDLHRSIDDMYGDDYGVFYYDGDGINRYDPRSESDNLIDNDYFYAGDDDFKNKRGITNNDVGVYDGMYRSRGRRTKGKVDKAKIHDIIDLLHQYNPIMNPIIKLYSMKGRKRRISWRKWIGWSGMDNDSINGNG